CTACCGAAGCTGAATGGGAATTTGCGGCATATGGATTGATTGGAAATTCATTCGGTGAAAATGTGTTAGAAGGAAGACAATGGCCTTGGAATGGTCATGCAATGCGTAATCCTGAAGATGCGTATATGGGGGCTATGTTAGCAAACTACAAAAGAGGTAGAGGTGATAACATGGGACTTGCAGGTGCTTTAAATGATAATGCAGATATTACAGCTCCAGTATATCAATATTGGCCAAATGATTATGGACTTTATAACATGGCTGGTAACGTAAATGAGTGGGTGATGGACGTATATCGTGCGGCTACTTCAGAAGATGAGTCTGATTTTAGATCTTTTAGAGGTAATGTTTATAAGAAGATTGCAAGAGATGAAGATGGTTATGTTGCGGAAAAAGATTCTTTAGGTAGAATGATCTATGTGGATGTTGAAGCTGCAGATGCAAAAGATCGTAGAAACTATAGAAGAGCTGATAATATTAATTATCTGGATGGTGATTTTGAATCTCAATATAACGAGTCTGTTTGGAAAGATGCTGAGGTTGAGGGGACAGAAACAAACGGTATGTATGAGTATGGTGTGACATCTTTGGTGACTGACCATTCAAGAGTGTATAAAGGAGGTTCCTGGAAAGACAGAGCGTACTGGTTACACCCAGGTACAAGAAGATTCTTAAATGAGGAATTATCTACTGATCATATTGGATTTAGATGTGCAATGGATCGTTTAGGTTCTCCAACAGGATTAGGATCTAGATAAGAATTAGAAACAAACTTATAAGCCTCGCATTTGCGGGGCTTTTTTTATGGTATAAATTTGGACTTTGATAAATAATAACGCAATGATAGAGGCACTTTATTCAGTTTATTTGGAATGTAAAGTTGTTAATACGGATACAAGAAGTATTGAACAGGGAAGTATGTTTTTTGCTCTTAAAGGGGCAAACTTTGATGGGAATAAATTTGCTGACCAGGCGATTCAATCCGGAGCGAGATATGCAGTTATTGACAATTCAGATTATCACATTGAAGGAAAAACGATTCTGGTTGATGACGTATTAAATGCGCTTCAGGAATTAGCTAAGTATCATAGAAAACAGTTAAATATCCCAGTTATTGCAGTGACCGGTTCTAATGGTAAGACAACTACTAAAGAATTGCTAAATGCGGTTTTATCTAAGAAGTATAATGTTGCTTTTACAAAGGGAAATCTAAACAATCATATTGGAGTTCCTTTAACCTTATTGAGTATTGACTCTAAGCATGAAATGGCTTTGATTGAGATGGGAGATAATCATCCTAAGGAAGTGGAGTTTTTATGTGAAATTGCGTCTCCGGATTATGGCTTCGTAACGAACGTAGGAAAGGATCACTTGGAAGGGTTTGGTTCATTTGAAAGGAATATTGAAGCAAAAAAAGAAGTATTTGATTATTTAAATCAAAATGCCGGAACCATATTTTTAGATTTATCAGATGAACTGGTGGTCAGTATGGTTGAACAAGAAGAGCGGGTAATTACTTATGGGGTGTCTCAGGCATATTCTTCGGTTGATTTTTTAGGTTCTGATCCATTATTAAGATTTAAGGATGAGTTGGGGCAGGAGATTGAAACCAATCTATTCGGTGCGTTTAATTTCAATAATATTAAACTAGCCTATTGTATAGGTAAGTATTTTGAGGTGAAATTAGAAAATATTTCAGAAGCCTTAAAAGATTACCAGCCTGATAATAATCGCTCTCAAGTTCTAAAAACAGACAAAAACACCTTGATCATGGATGCTTACAATGCGAATCCTTCTTCGGTAGAACAAGCGGTAAACAGTTTTTCAGAGATGCAAACTCAACAAGCTAAATGGGTTATTCTGGGTGATATGTATGAGTTAGGTAGTTTTAGTGAAGAGGAGCATGAAAATATGTCTAAACTGGTCGCGGAGAAAAGTTTTGAAGAGGCTTTGTTAGTTGGGGAAAACTACGCGAAAACTCGAGTGAATTCTGATGTGAAGAAATTTGAGAATAAAGAGGATGCTGAAGTGTACATAAAAAAAATCGCCCCCGAAGGAGCGATAATTTTATTAAAAGGTTCCAGAGGTATGCGTCTGGAAACCTTTAAAGAAGTTTTGTAATACTATTCTTTAAGAACAGAACGACTGATTACTATTTTCTGAATTTCAGAAGTCCCCTCATAGATTTGAGTGATTTTTGCATCACGCATCATACGCTCTACATGGTATTCTTTTACGTATCCATAACCACCATGTACCTGAACGGCTTCAACTGTTACTTGCATCGCTACTCTAGAAGCAAATTCTTTGGCCATAGCACCTGCTTTAGTAATCGGTAAATGTTGGTCTTTCAACCATGCAGCCTGAAGACACAATAATCTTGCTGCTTCAATTTCTGTAGCCATATCAGCTAATTTAAAACCTATTGCCTGGTGATCCGCAATTGGTTTACCGAAAGCTGTTCTTGTTTTAGCATATTCAACAGATAACTCGTATGCACCTGATGCAATTCCTAAAGCTTGAGAGGCAATACCAATTCTACCACCTTCCAAAATCATCATGGCGAATTTGAATCCAAATCCTTCATCACCGATTCTATTTTCAACCGGAACTTTACAATCGTTGAATAACAAAGTGTGGGTATCAGAACTACGGATTCCCATTTTGTTTTCTTTAGCACCAACAACGAAACCTTCCATATCTTTTTCAACGATAAAAGCACTAATTCCTTTGTGACCTAACTCTGGATTTGTTTGTGCAATTACGATATAAGTAGAAGCGCTACCGCCATTTGTAATCCAGTTTTTAGTTCCGTTTAAGATGTAGTGATCACCATCTCTAACAGCCATTGTTCTTTGAGACGTTGCGTCAGAACCTGCTTCCGGCTCAGATAAACAGAAAGCTCCAATTTTCTGACCTGAAGCTAAAGGAACCAAATACTTCATTTTTTGTTCCTCTGTTCCGTATTTTTCAAGGCCCCAACAAACCAATGAATTGTTCACAGACATCGCAACTGAGATCGAAGCATCTACTTTTGAGATTTCTTCCATAGCCAAAACATAGGAAACAGTATCCATACCACTACCTCCGTATTTTGGGTCTACCATCATCCCCATAAAACCTAGTTCACCTAACTGACGGATCTCTTCAGCTCCAAATTTTTGGCTTTCATCTCTTTCTAATACTGTTTTAGCCACCACATTCTGTGCGAAATCACGTGCGGCATCTCTTACTGCAATTTGCTCTTCTGTTAATTGAAAATCCATTATTTTGTAATTATAATTTCGTATTTCTGTTTGCTGCGAAAATAAGATTTCTCAATGGATATTTCCTATGAGCTAAATCAACAAATTATTCTATGAAATATAGTGTTATAGGTTTAATGTCAGGAACATCTATGGATGGACTGGATCTGGCGTGGTGTGAGTTTGAATATCAAAATGGAAAATGGGGTTTTGACTTGAAAAAAGCAATAACTCTGGGATATGATGAATATTGGGAGAATAAACTGAGAAATGCACGTGAATTAACTGATGTAGAATTAAATAATCTTGATCTGGAATACGGAGAATGGCTGGCTCATGTGGTTCAAACTTTTATTAGAAAAAATGATATTAAGCAAGTTGATTTTATTGCGAGCCATGGGCATACCATTCATCATCGACCGGAAGAAGGTATTACTGTTCAGATTGGAAACGGGGAAATAATGTCTGAAGAGTTGAATGCTAAGGTGGTCTATGATTTTAGAATTCAGGATGTATTATTAGGAGGTCAGGGAGCTCCGTTAGTCCCGATCGGGGATCAAATGATTTTTTACGAATACGAAAGTTGCTTGAATTTAGGCGGTTTTGCCAATATTTCCTTTGAATGGGAAGGTCAACGAGTTGCGTTTGATATCTGCCCAGTGAATATTGTCATGAATCACTTCGCAAGGAAGCTAGGAAAGAAATATGACAAAGGAGGTGAACTTGCACAAAAAGGGAAATTATTACCTGAAGTATTGTCTCAATTAAATGATCTTGAGTATTATGATACAGGTATACCAAAATCTCTTGGTATTGAATGGGTAGAGAAATTTGTATCACCGATTTTGACTTCACATTATAGAGTTGAAGATGTTTTAAGAACATTTGTGGAGCATATTGTAATTCAAATTGATAAGGTATTAAGACGTTATAATGTAAAGAACCTAATGATCACCGGAGGAGGCGCATTTAACTCCTATTTAATCCAAAAGCTAAAAGAGAAATCGTCAGCTAAAATTACCGTGCCCGAAGATCAAATTGTTGACTTTAAAGAAGCTTTGATTTTTGCCTTTTTGGGCGTCTTAAAAGTAAGGGGAGAGGTGAATGTTTTAAAATCTGTTACCGGAGCAAGTCAAGATCATAGCTCAGGTAAAATTGCAGGATAGGAAAGCTTAAAATTCTGGATTTTTATGGGGGAATATTTTAATATTCCAATGTTAACAAGTATTGTTAAAAATCATTGTTAAATATGGTCGAAAGTTATCTTTGGATTTGTTTAATTAATGTTTTTTTGAAGCTTCATAAAAAATAGATTATAAATAGATAAAAATTTAGTGCTGATATGTATACGTTAATGATTGTAGTATTTGTAATAGGCTATTTACTGATAGCTTTAGAACACAATATTCACATTGATAAAGGCGCTTCTGCTCTGTTAACCGGAGTTTTGGTGTGGACGATATTAATTTTTGGAGCGGATAGTATTTGGGGAATTGATTATGGCTGGAGTGTAGCGGAGTTGTATTCCCATTCTGAAGGCTTTCTAAAAGGATTTACAGAGTATTTGATTGCGGATAAAGATGCGATAATGGCATCGGGAGAAGATGTACACATGATCACTAATCATTTTATTGGTCATGAACTTTCGCATCACGTAATTGATATTGCGGAAATCTTATTTTTCTTATTAGGTGCCATGACTATCGTGGAGGTAATTGATGCACATGATGGTTTTGCCGTAATTACTGATCGTATTAAAACAGCGAATAAGGTAAAGTTGATCTGGGTTCTAAGTATGATCACATTCTTTTTCTCAGCAGCGTTGGATAACTTAACCACAGCGATTGTAATGTCAGCATTGTTAAAGAAATTGATCAAAGACAAAAATGATTTATGGTTGTTTGCTGGAATGATCATTGTGGCTGCAAACGCGGGTGGAGCATGGTCTCCAATTGGTGATGTAACTACGATTATGTTGTGGATTGGTGGAAATATTACCGCAGGACATATTGTGACTGGTATTTTTATTCCATCGATGATTGCGTTAATTGTCCCATTAGTGATTTTAACATTCACATTAAAAGGTGAGGTAGCAAGACCAGAACGATTAGATGGTGATGATGTAAGAATTACAACAGATGGAGAAAGAAATCTGGTATTCACTTTAGGTGTGGGTAGTTTATTATTTGTTCCGGTATATAAAACCATTACACATATGCCTCCATTCATGGGTGTTTTACTTGGGTTAGGCTTGATGTGGACCGTGACAGAAATTATCCATAAACGTAAAAATATTCAAGCGAAATCGAAATTATCAGTAAGTGGTGTAATTAGAAAAGTAGATACACCTTCAGTAATGTTCTTTCTGGGGATTTTATTGGCAGTAGGTGCTTTATCTAGTGCGGGTCAGTTATTGGATTTAGCATCTTGGTTAGAGGTTTCTATGGAAGGAAATATCTATGCCATTAATGTCATTATTGGTTTATTATCTTCAATTGTGGATAATGTGCCATTGGTAGCTGGTGCTATGGGAATGTATGAAGTAGGTCCATTCGAACCTGGGTTGGCATATCCGGTAAATCACCCATTCTGGGAGTTCTTGGCTTATTGTGCTGGAACCGGAGGTAGTGCATTAATCATTGGATCTGCAGCAGGTGTTGCTGTAATGGGAATCTTGAAAATAGATTTTATGTGGTATCTAAAACGTATCAGTTTATTGGCGCTGTCAGGATACCTGGCTGGAGCTTTATTTTATTACCTGGAAAACACATTTTTATAATAGATTGTATTAAAAAACGTTATCAACTCAATTTAATCAAATGATGAATCAAGGATTGTTTTTACAAATTACTACAGCAGCAGAAGGAGCTGATGTAATGCCTCACGAAGAGACTTTATCAATCATGAGTCTACTTTTAGGAGGAGGATGGTATATCATGATTCCTTTAGGGTTTTTATCCATTGTTGCAGTATATATCTTCATTGAAAGATATTTATCTGTGGCAAGAGTAGTTAAAGGGGATACCAGTTTTATGGATCGTGTAAAAGAATCTGTTCTCAAAGGTGAAATTGAAAATGCACGTAGAATTTGCAAAGACGTAGATAATCCATATTCAAGAATGATCGAGAAAGGATTAATGCGTGTAGGTAAACCCATGCCGGATATTAGTTTAGCTATAGAAAATGAAGGTAAGCTCGAAATTACCAAGTTAGAACAATCATTGTCTATGGAAGCAACGATTGCTGGTGCTGCACCAATGATTGGATTCCTGGGAACTGTAATCGGTATGATGGCTGCTTTTCATGAGATGAACACGTCTGGAAATAGTGTGGAGTTGAATCAATTGGCTGGAGGTATTATGCAGGCAATGGTAACCACTGCAGCAGGTTTGGTTATTGGTATTGTGGCATACCTTGGCTACAATATTTTAGTAGGTAGAATTGATAAGGTAGCATATAAAATGGATGAATTATCCGTTCGTTTTATTGATATGTTACAAGAACCAGCATAAGACATGGCAGTAAAAGGAAGAAATAAAGTAAGTCCGGAATTCAATATGTCGTCCATGACGGATATTGTATTCTTACTACTCGTATTCTTTATTATTGCGTCTACAATGATTAGCCCTAATGGAGTAGATGTATTGCTCCCTAAAGGAAGTACGAGAACAACTAAAAAAAATCAGGTTTCGGTTTCGATTACCAAAGATTTAAAATATTACGTTGGACAACGTGAAGTAAAGTTTGAACAATTGGAACGTACTTTGCAATCGATGTTAGAAGGCGAAGAAAAACCAGGTTTTTTATTACGTCCTGAGGAAACTGTGGATGTACAATACGTAGTTTCTGTAATGGAAATTGCGAATCGAAATAAATATCAAATGGTACTGGCTACCAGAGGAAAATAATGATTGCATTACCAAAAGAAAGAGAAAAAAGAGAAGGGCTGATTGGGACAATACTGTTCCACGCTATTCTTATTGGTTTTTTTCTTTTCTATGGTTTGACTCATACTGTTCCAATCCCCGAACAGGGGTTAACAGTAAATTTTGGTACTTCGGAAGTAGGAAGTGGAGATAACCAGCCAGAAGTGGCACAAACAGAATCTGATCCACAACCGGATCCTGTGGAAGAAGTGGTCCCGCCAGTTGATGCACAACCTGCTGAAAGTACTCCTGACGTGGCAACGCAAGATGTTCAGGATGCAATAGAAGTTCCAAAGACAAAGACTCCGGAGGAAATTGAAGCAGAAAAGGCTGCTGAGGCTGAAGCCAAAAAGAAAGCAGAGCAAGAAGCTCAAAGGAAAAGAATGGAGGCCATTGCCAATAAACTAAACAATCCAAGTTCAAATGGAGGTGGTGATGGTCCGGATGATCAACCCGGGGATAAAGGACAAACTGATGGTGGTCCGGATGGAGCATATTCCGGAGGTGGTCAGGGAGATGGAAATTATTCATTAGGAGGTCGTGCCGCATTGACAAAGCCTAAACCTGTGTATAACTGTCAGGAAGAAGGTAAGGTAGTCGTAGATATCAAAGTTGATCGTAATGGCAAGGTAGTATATGCTTCAATTGGTAAGGGTACTACGAATACTGCAGAATGTTTAACGCAGAAAGCATTACAAGCAGCGTATAAAACAAAATGGCAACCAAAGGATGGGGCGCCAATCGAACAAAGAGGTAAGATTACTTACGACTTCCAAATTCACTAATGGATTATCAAGAGACAATTGCGTTTTTATTTTCGCAGCTGCCTATGTACCAACGCAAGGGAAAGGCTGCCTATAAAGCTGATCTTTCTAATACTATTGAACTATGTAAGCGCCTTGGAAACCCTGAAAGAGGGTTTAAATCCATCCATATAGCAGGAACAAATGGCAAGGGTTCAACATCGCATTTTGTAGCTTCTATGTTACAAGAGGCAGGGTATAAGGTTGGATTATATACGTCACCTCATCTATTAGACTTTAGAGAGCGAATTCGATTGAATGGGAAAATGATCCCGGAAGAATATGTTGTAGAGTTTGTTGAGAAAAGACAGGAATTACTAGAAGATATTCATCCCTCATTTTTTGAATGGACAGTTGCTTTGGCTTTTACTTATTTTTCTGATCAGGATGTAGATATTGCGGTGATTGAAACAGGATTGGGAGGGAGATTAGATTCTACGAATGTGATTCAACCTTTGGTATCGGTAATTACAAATATTGGATATGATCACATGCAATTCCTGGGAGATACGTTACCAAAAATTGCATGGGAAAAGGCTGGTATTATCAAACCAGAGGTTCCTGTGGTGATTGGAGAGACGCAAGAGGAAGTGAAAGATATTTTTGTTCAGAAGGCAAAGGAAGAAAATGCGCCAATACAGTTTGCAGATGAACAGTCCGAATTGATAGCTTCAACCCAATTGGTCAATTATCAAAAAAAGAATGCGCAAACAGCAGTTGTAGCAGTAAAAGAGTTGCGGGCATTTGGATTTGATGTAAGTAATAACCATATGGTAAAAGGTGTGGAACAAATGGCTCGAAATACTGGGTTAAGAGGTCGCTGGGAAATATTAGGACAGAATCCTTTAATTGTAGCCGATACAGCGCATAATAAAGAAGGGTTGATATATACCATGGAACAAGTCTCAAAAGAGGATTATCATCAATTGAGAATTGTATTTGGAATGGTGAATGACAAGAATGCGGAATCCATATTGGATCTATTGCCTAATGATGCCATATATTACTTATGTCAACCGGGTATTGAAAGAGCGATGCCGGTGGATGAGTTGAAAGATTTATTTTTAATTCAGAAAAAAAATATAAAAATTTTCGATTCGGTTTTAGATGCAAAAAACGCGGCTATTGCTGATTCTCAAGAAGATGACTTTGTGTACATCGGAGGGAGTACATTTGTAGTTGCGGATTCATTAAAAATAATTTGAAAAAAGTCTTGGTAGGTTAGAAACATGGAGTATATTTGCACTCCCAATCGGGAAACGAGTTGAGAAACTCACAAAGATTGGGCGATTAGCTCAGCTGGTTCAGAGCACCTCGTTTACACCGAGGGGGTCGGGGGTTCGAATCCCTCATCGCCCACAGAAGGAAAGCCTATCACGAAAGTGATAGGCTTTTTTTGTATCCAAATGTCCAAACGAAGTTTGAGAATTTGGATACAAAAAAAGGTGTAATTCTGCGTTAGCGGAATTGGCATTCCTTCTACAAATAAACTTGGCGAACAGAGGGAATGCGTAGCAATCCTATAGGTTGTTAAGGTGTTTTGTAAGAAATAGAGTTGGGCAAAGTAATAATGCGCGTTAGGGATAGAAGTGGTACCCCACAGTAAACCGAAGTGGTGCGAGGAGTAAAGCGGAAAGCCCGGCCGAAATGATTGAAAAGAATTGAGGTAACGCCCAAAACAAAAAAATATAAAGTCACAAAAAAGCCGCTAGAAACTCTAGCGGCTTTTTTATTTAATAAGCTTAAATGGGATGATTAGATGTCCATTCCATCTAAAATATCTTTAACACCACGAACAGCTACAGAAGACTCTTCTAAAAGCGCTTTTTCATCACTGTTTAGGTCTAATTCGATAATTTTCTCAATACCGTTTTTACCTAAAATTACAGGTACACCCAAGTAAATATCATTTTGATCATACTCACCGGTTAACCATGCACACACAGGGAAAACTCTTTTTTGATCTCTAACGATAGCTTCTACCATTTGTGCAGCAGCAGCACCAGGCGCATACCATGCAGAAGTTCCTAGTAATTTAACGATTTCACCACCACCAGTTTTTGTGCGATCAACAATAGCTTGTAGTTTATCATCATCAATTAATTCAGTTACAGGAATACCCCCTACAGTTGTATATCTTGGAAGTGGTACCATAGTATCACCATGACCACCCATTAATACAGCTTGAATATCTTTTGGAGAAACGTTTAATTCTAAAGCAAGGAAAGAGCGGTAACGTGCTGTATCTAAGATACCAGCCATACCAAATACTCTACTTGAATCAATACCAGCAGTTTTAAATGCTTGATAAGTCATTACATCTAATGGGTTAGACACAATGATGATAATTGCATCAGGAGAATGTTTAATCACTTGTTCAGTTACTGATTTTACAATTCCTGCGTTAGTTGCGATTAAGTCGTCACGACTCATCCCAGGTTTACGTGGCAGCCCTGAAGTAATAACAACAACTTCAGAACCTGCTGTAGCTTCGTAATCATTGGTTACACCAATGGTTCTTGAATCATACATGTTAATTGGAGAAGTCTCCCACATGTCTAAAGCTTTACCTTCGGCAACGCCATCTTTAATATCAAGAAGAATAATTTCATTAGCCACTTCATTGTGAGCTAATACATTGGCACAAGTAGCGCCTACGTTTCCGGCACCTACAACGGTTACTTTCATCTTAGTTTATTTGTATAAATGTATTATTAATTCGCTATTTTTAGCAGCTCCAAATGTAGCATTTTTGATAAATGCACGAAATGATGTGTGTTAACTTTTTAACATGTTATAAGTATATTTTTTTTATATACTATATTAAAAATTAGAGTTTAAAAAGCAGGAGCAGTAATAGGATTAAATCTATAATAATAATTTGCTGTGGTGACGTGGAAGTATCCGTAGATTAGTGAATTGGTTTTACCGTAAAATCGTCCATTAGTTTTGGCTCTTTGATAAACACCAGGATATTTTGTTAATACTGAAACTGGTCCCATAAGGTTTCCAAAATAGTCAAGACTCTGAGATACAATTGCAATATCAGCATTTCCATATGTCCAACTGCTGTTATTGTTTTGAGCCCATAAAATTTCAATTTGATTGTTACTTGAATAAGATACATCTTCTAGTTTACAAGCTCCACTTGTTATTGTTTGAGTTAAGGAAGAACCAGTGTTATCGGATGTTATTGAGATTATTTGATTTCCAGAAGATCCGGCTACATCAAATACAACTGTGCGATCAGTTCCTATAACATATAAAGGATTCCAAGTTGATGGAGAATTTGGAGTTAGAACTCCTAGATTCCCGGGACTACAGATTCTAACTTTTGGAATTGAAAAATTTGAAGAATATACCTGATTAAGACTTTGCGTAGTCAATGAACTACTATTAAAGCCGATAGAGTTTTCCCAAACTTGTGCTTGACCACTTGCAGTAGCTACAGAAAAAGCCAAAATGATTTGACCATTGCTTGTTTGAGAGTGTGTGCAAGTATGATCAAAAGAGTTAATAGCATCTCCAGGGTTTAAAGATGTAAGTTGCGAAATTGGAGGATTAGCCTGCTGGTTTATGGGTGTATTCCAGTTAATTAAAAAACCATAGATATTATTATTCGAGACATATGTTAAGACAGCATATAAATCTCCAAATGTTTCAAGGCTTATTTTTTCCGGAACCATATTTAGATTAATACCGGCTATGGTGACAGCCGCTTGTGTACTAGAATATGAAAATCCACTGGGAACTCTGTGTTCTAAAATCAATTGCCCATTCTCTACAATAGCAATCAAAGCATTACCTGTTTTTGGGTTAATCACTATATCCGAGCTAGAAGCATTATAATTAAGCACTTCAGAGGAGTTTAGTAATGGTGAGGAAGAAAGATTTGTTGTGCTGCCCCAATAGTATTCTAATGGACCAGAAGCTAAATTTTTCAGAATATTGGCTACATAATGAGCGGTTCCTGAGTTGTAAATTTCAGCACAATAGACATTTGAATGGCTAATATCTTGTGAGCCAGCTACACTTGGGTTTGTAGAAGGAAGAGTTATTTGAGAAATACTTTTAACGGAAAGAATCACCAGAAGAAAAAAAATAGATGTAAGGTGTTTTAAGTAATATTGATTTTTCATATTGGTTATATTTAAATATATTAGAATTAGACTCAAAGGTAGATGTTTTTTTTCAATATTATTGTGATACTAAATCAAAATGGTTACTTTGCTGAAAAGCATAGACATCTATTTTAAACTTATTACGTCTGGCATAGGAGAAACAGTTTTGGAACGGAAAATGAATTTTAAAGGAAAAGAATATTACATCTTATTATTTGCTCTTTGCAGCTCGTTTATTGTATTTGCACAATCTAATGGAATAGATAAGAGAATTGTAGATATGTATGGGCCTACAATGGTAGCACAGATGGAAACTGAACAACCTCAAACATTAGCATACTTAAATTATTATATTCAGTATGGATATAAGATTATAACAGATTTACCTCAAGAAAAAGTATCTAATTTTCCTGATATAAGTTCTTTGAAATTTAAGCAATCTCAAAAAACTGTTACTATAGAAGACATTGAAAACTTGAACATACTAATGCTGGATATTATTCGTGAGCATGACCAGTTTTTAACCTATCGAATTGGAGATACAGGTAAAGTAATAGTGTTTATTGCACCAGACCAAGTGTTGAGTGGATATTTGCTAACTCAAGAAAACAAATAAGATGAAGAAGTATTTGGTTGTTATATTGAGTTTGATTGTTTCGCTTGCTGGTTATTCGCAAACTATTCTAATGAATACTGGAACGTATAATACATGTTCTACCCAATTTGAATCGAGCACCGGATTTGGTTCTGGTGGTCCAGGAACTCCCGGGTATACAAATAATGAAAACTATACATTGACCTTTTGTCCGTCAATAGCGGGAAATATCATTTCAGTAAACTTTGCCTCATTTGTAATGGGACCGGGTGATGTTCTTACCGTGTATAATGGAAGCTCAACAGCAGCGCCTCTATTAGGCGTGTATGATGCTACAAATCCTGTTTTTGGAACGATTTCGGCAATATCAAGTACAAACCCAGGAGGATGTTTGACCTTTCATTTTATTTCTGATACAGCGGGTATTGGAAATGGGTGGACTGCTTCGGTTTCGTGTAGTATTCCATGTCAACAATATACAATAGAAACTGTTTCAATTGATCCTGATACTTCTATTGGTGGATTTATTGATATATGTGATCTAGATACTGCGGAGATTACTGTTGCTGGAATTTATCCAAATAACAATTTGAATTACAATCAAAATGATTCAAATGTGAATTTCTATTGGTATTATGATTCGACTTTAATTGATTCAGGAACTACCTTGAACTTCCCTCCAGATAGTGCAGGTGCTTTTAGGGTCTCCGTTTTTGCAATCGATAGTTTAGGATGTGAAGCGGAGTATAATTTGAACTATTGGTTAAGAGTTTCTACAGAACC
This genomic interval from bacterium SCSIO 12643 contains the following:
- a CDS encoding MotA/TolQ/ExbB proton channel family protein: MMNQGLFLQITTAAEGADVMPHEETLSIMSLLLGGGWYIMIPLGFLSIVAVYIFIERYLSVARVVKGDTSFMDRVKESVLKGEIENARRICKDVDNPYSRMIEKGLMRVGKPMPDISLAIENEGKLEITKLEQSLSMEATIAGAAPMIGFLGTVIGMMAAFHEMNTSGNSVELNQLAGGIMQAMVTTAAGLVIGIVAYLGYNILVGRIDKVAYKMDELSVRFIDMLQEPA
- a CDS encoding biopolymer transporter ExbD, with amino-acid sequence MAVKGRNKVSPEFNMSSMTDIVFLLLVFFIIASTMISPNGVDVLLPKGSTRTTKKNQVSVSITKDLKYYVGQREVKFEQLERTLQSMLEGEEKPGFLLRPEETVDVQYVVSVMEIANRNKYQMVLATRGK
- a CDS encoding TonB family protein, which gives rise to MIALPKEREKREGLIGTILFHAILIGFFLFYGLTHTVPIPEQGLTVNFGTSEVGSGDNQPEVAQTESDPQPDPVEEVVPPVDAQPAESTPDVATQDVQDAIEVPKTKTPEEIEAEKAAEAEAKKKAEQEAQRKRMEAIANKLNNPSSNGGGDGPDDQPGDKGQTDGGPDGAYSGGGQGDGNYSLGGRAALTKPKPVYNCQEEGKVVVDIKVDRNGKVVYASIGKGTTNTAECLTQKALQAAYKTKWQPKDGAPIEQRGKITYDFQIH
- a CDS encoding bifunctional folylpolyglutamate synthase/dihydrofolate synthase, with the translated sequence MDYQETIAFLFSQLPMYQRKGKAAYKADLSNTIELCKRLGNPERGFKSIHIAGTNGKGSTSHFVASMLQEAGYKVGLYTSPHLLDFRERIRLNGKMIPEEYVVEFVEKRQELLEDIHPSFFEWTVALAFTYFSDQDVDIAVIETGLGGRLDSTNVIQPLVSVITNIGYDHMQFLGDTLPKIAWEKAGIIKPEVPVVIGETQEEVKDIFVQKAKEENAPIQFADEQSELIASTQLVNYQKKNAQTAVVAVKELRAFGFDVSNNHMVKGVEQMARNTGLRGRWEILGQNPLIVADTAHNKEGLIYTMEQVSKEDYHQLRIVFGMVNDKNAESILDLLPNDAIYYLCQPGIERAMPVDELKDLFLIQKKNIKIFDSVLDAKNAAIADSQEDDFVYIGGSTFVVADSLKII
- the mdh gene encoding malate dehydrogenase, with the protein product MKVTVVGAGNVGATCANVLAHNEVANEIILLDIKDGVAEGKALDMWETSPINMYDSRTIGVTNDYEATAGSEVVVITSGLPRKPGMSRDDLIATNAGIVKSVTEQVIKHSPDAIIIIVSNPLDVMTYQAFKTAGIDSSRVFGMAGILDTARYRSFLALELNVSPKDIQAVLMGGHGDTMVPLPRYTTVGGIPVTELIDDDKLQAIVDRTKTGGGEIVKLLGTSAWYAPGAAAAQMVEAIVRDQKRVFPVCAWLTGEYDQNDIYLGVPVILGKNGIEKIIELDLNSDEKALLEESSVAVRGVKDILDGMDI